A stretch of Phoenix dactylifera cultivar Barhee BC4 chromosome 16, palm_55x_up_171113_PBpolish2nd_filt_p, whole genome shotgun sequence DNA encodes these proteins:
- the LOC103699173 gene encoding transcription factor bHLH113-like isoform X3, producing the protein MEEIKGEEIGGEEMEEGSLIEMLGSGEEEGYLFGPPSSLSSSSSCYSSSTTAYMLYFGGHEEEAVPLHRIAQKSSDSSLSSLSSSPPSTTTTGTVTSSKSSKKKVEAGRGGAGRRTTTANNTTTHASVTSKKPKTEGSSSHGSIKVRKEKLGERIIALQQLVSPFGKSDTASVLHEALGYIRFLHDQVQVLSSPYLQRLPSSGHLHSLYYLLFFFELNSNGGGGGGERAGDENERSKEPRAVPRPSVLHRTRGKQQRC; encoded by the exons ATGGAAGAGATCAAGGGGGAAGAGATCGGGGGGGAGGAGATGGAGGAGGGGAGCTTGATTGAGATGTTGGGctcaggagaggaagagggatacCTTTTTGGTCCACCCTCTTCTCtatcgtcttcttcttcttgttattCTTCTTCTACGACGGCCTATATGCTCTATTTTGGTGGGCATGAGGAGGAAGCCGTTCCCCTTCATAGGATTGCCCAGAAATCGAGTGATTCCTCTTTGTCCTcgctctcctcttctcctccttctaccACTACCACTGGTACCGTCACCAGCTCCAAGTCATCAAAG AAAAAAGTTGAGGCTGGTAGAGGTGGAGCGGGAAGGAGGACAACCACAGCTAATAACACTACTACCCACGCTTCTGTTACGAGTAAGAAGCCTAAGACCGAGGGTTCCTCTAGCCATGGTTCGATCAAG GTAAGGAAGGAGAAGCTAGGAGAGAGAATTATAGCATTGCAGCAATTGGTTTCACCATTTGGCAAG TCGGATACGGCCTCGGTTCTTCACGAAGCCCTTGGTTACATCCGGTTCCTCCACGACCAAGTCCAG GTTCTGAGCTCTCCGTACCTGCAACGCCTGCCATCCTCTGGTCACCTGCAT TCTCTATattatcttcttttctttttcgaaCTTAATTccaatggaggaggaggaggaggggagagagcTGGAGACGAGAACGAACGATCTAAGGAGCCGAGGGCTGTGCCTCGTCCCAGTGTCCTGCACAGAACACGTGGCAAGCAGCAACGGTGCTGA
- the LOC103699173 gene encoding transcription factor bHLH153-like isoform X2 produces MEEIKGEEIGGEEMEEGSLIEMLGSGEEEGYLFGPPSSLSSSSSCYSSSTTAYMLYFGGHEEEAVPLHRIAQKSSDSSLSSLSSSPPSTTTTGTVTSSKSSKKKVEAGRGGAGRRTTTANNTTTHASVTSKKPKTEGSSSHGSIKVRKEKLGERIIALQQLVSPFGKSDTASVLHEALGYIRFLHDQVQVLSSPYLQRLPSSGHLHEEEGRELETRTNDLRSRGLCLVPVSCTEHVASSNGADLWSPAMGSTNSSSSSTKH; encoded by the exons ATGGAAGAGATCAAGGGGGAAGAGATCGGGGGGGAGGAGATGGAGGAGGGGAGCTTGATTGAGATGTTGGGctcaggagaggaagagggatacCTTTTTGGTCCACCCTCTTCTCtatcgtcttcttcttcttgttattCTTCTTCTACGACGGCCTATATGCTCTATTTTGGTGGGCATGAGGAGGAAGCCGTTCCCCTTCATAGGATTGCCCAGAAATCGAGTGATTCCTCTTTGTCCTcgctctcctcttctcctccttctaccACTACCACTGGTACCGTCACCAGCTCCAAGTCATCAAAG AAAAAAGTTGAGGCTGGTAGAGGTGGAGCGGGAAGGAGGACAACCACAGCTAATAACACTACTACCCACGCTTCTGTTACGAGTAAGAAGCCTAAGACCGAGGGTTCCTCTAGCCATGGTTCGATCAAG GTAAGGAAGGAGAAGCTAGGAGAGAGAATTATAGCATTGCAGCAATTGGTTTCACCATTTGGCAAG TCGGATACGGCCTCGGTTCTTCACGAAGCCCTTGGTTACATCCGGTTCCTCCACGACCAAGTCCAG GTTCTGAGCTCTCCGTACCTGCAACGCCTGCCATCCTCTGGTCACCTGCAT gaggaggaggggagagagcTGGAGACGAGAACGAACGATCTAAGGAGCCGAGGGCTGTGCCTCGTCCCAGTGTCCTGCACAGAACACGTGGCAAGCAGCAACGGTGCTGATCTCTGGTCCCCAGCGATGGGAAGCACcaactcttcctcttcctcgacGAAGCACTAG
- the LOC113462325 gene encoding uncharacterized protein LOC113462325, translating into MGHAELAKAICSLVPMLLTRQNSKGDTPRPGPAGYHDIVTSFVSTRIADEELGEDHGRLRKARNRVGNTAPSRGGPERPPGGGQSDHVHGSRLGASGEPGRRVSARHGRGKVVIETRAVVAAVPSFLLPANCMRLCSGPTDVNCIKEGRGSGLQCSIWSDEQLQVHWYIRLAVASQPY; encoded by the exons ATGGGACATGCGGAGCTCGCAAAGGCCATCTGCAGCCTGGTGCCCATGCTGTTAACCAGACAGAACTCCAAAGGAGACACTCCGCGGCCAGGGCCGGCCGGGTATCATGACATCGTCACCTCCTTCGTCTCCACTCGAATAGCTGATGAGGAACTTGGAGAGGATCATGGCCGCCTTCGTAAGGCGAGGAATCGCGTCGGAAACACGGCACCTTCACGAGGCGGCCCAGAACGGCCACCTGGAGGAGGCCAAAGCGATCATGTCCATGGATCCAGACTTGGCGCCTCCGGTGAACCCGGCCGGCGTGTCTCCGCTCGACATGGCCGCGGAAAGGTGGTCATCGAAACTCGTGCAGTTGTTGCAGCGGTCCCCAGCTTTCTCCTACCAGCGAACTGCATGCGGCTGTGCTCGGGACCCACG GATGTAAATTGCATTAAAGAGGGCAGAGGCAGTGGCCTGCAGTGCAGCATTTGGAGTGATGAGCAACTTCAAGTTCATTGGTATATCCGGTTGGCTGTGGCCTCCCAGCCATATTAG
- the LOC103699173 gene encoding transcription factor bHLH153-like isoform X1, with translation MEEIKGEEIGGEEMEEGSLIEMLGSGEEEGYLFGPPSSLSSSSSCYSSSTTAYMLYFGGHEEEAVPLHRIAQKSSDSSLSSLSSSPPSTTTTGTVTSSKSSKKKVEAGRGGAGRRTTTANNTTTHASVTSKKPKTEGSSSHGSIKVRKEKLGERIIALQQLVSPFGKSDTASVLHEALGYIRFLHDQVQVLSSPYLQRLPSSGHLHEEEEGRELETRTNDLRSRGLCLVPVSCTEHVASSNGADLWSPAMGSTNSSSSSTKH, from the exons ATGGAAGAGATCAAGGGGGAAGAGATCGGGGGGGAGGAGATGGAGGAGGGGAGCTTGATTGAGATGTTGGGctcaggagaggaagagggatacCTTTTTGGTCCACCCTCTTCTCtatcgtcttcttcttcttgttattCTTCTTCTACGACGGCCTATATGCTCTATTTTGGTGGGCATGAGGAGGAAGCCGTTCCCCTTCATAGGATTGCCCAGAAATCGAGTGATTCCTCTTTGTCCTcgctctcctcttctcctccttctaccACTACCACTGGTACCGTCACCAGCTCCAAGTCATCAAAG AAAAAAGTTGAGGCTGGTAGAGGTGGAGCGGGAAGGAGGACAACCACAGCTAATAACACTACTACCCACGCTTCTGTTACGAGTAAGAAGCCTAAGACCGAGGGTTCCTCTAGCCATGGTTCGATCAAG GTAAGGAAGGAGAAGCTAGGAGAGAGAATTATAGCATTGCAGCAATTGGTTTCACCATTTGGCAAG TCGGATACGGCCTCGGTTCTTCACGAAGCCCTTGGTTACATCCGGTTCCTCCACGACCAAGTCCAG GTTCTGAGCTCTCCGTACCTGCAACGCCTGCCATCCTCTGGTCACCTGCAT gaggaggaggaggggagagagcTGGAGACGAGAACGAACGATCTAAGGAGCCGAGGGCTGTGCCTCGTCCCAGTGTCCTGCACAGAACACGTGGCAAGCAGCAACGGTGCTGATCTCTGGTCCCCAGCGATGGGAAGCACcaactcttcctcttcctcgacGAAGCACTAG